The sequence below is a genomic window from Setaria italica strain Yugu1 chromosome IV, Setaria_italica_v2.0, whole genome shotgun sequence.
gaacatgatgatgatatgaactcgatgcttgttctatacagtgttgttggaaactatgtttgttttgcataagttgccaatgtagactggttaatgaacttagaatctgagctaaaatattgaaagtaaggacccactgtagtcgcttttggcaaaacaaacccctcagccagagagccttgcatgtctagatgttggtggagtagtttccccactagtcggttaagtcttgttgagcttagtagctcagcctttcttgtggcatatcttttaggtgaagttgaagcttctgagtttgctgctgttggcacttggccgccccagcttcctcctgggtggacggtcgagtgggatccctcctcgaacggcgagaaaagggatcactgatgtcctgatcgccctcatcagggacatccgaccccggcgctagctttcgctattttatctttccgctgtttttgaatcttgtaaaactctgaatttcgaaccagtgttgaaataaattgttaaacttgtttaacttggttGATATGTTGTATTCtcttgaaccactcaccttcgtgtgagctatgctaactcggtcctgtctaagtggtttatcggatgaaatccgacggatcgtcgagttaacttgattaaagcatgagattcgcgtgttaggcgattTAACCGTGCTTTAGATAAGTTAATCCGAGTTGTTCCTCCACAGACACGTTCCACGGCCAGCTGGGGTAAGTGCGTCTTCAGAAGCGTCATGACATTCTTGGTGCACTCCACGACGGTCTCCTTCATCAAGGTCTTCAGCCGACTTTGCGCATTCTTCGACTTGACCACGAACCAAGCTAAGTcatatatttaattaaatattttacggtTCCAGTATATCTCCATATGCCTCAATTCTCCTATGTCTCTGTGACTTTCACAGACCATTCTAGTCACATCTCCGACTGCTTATACAGCCTGGTCTGTCCACTACACAGCAGTTGGGACTGCGCCCTATGAGTGCCCAGCGCACGCTCTCACTTTCCCACACAGTTCTGACTGTTTTGCGGCTTGTTCATCTCTCTTaccggttgctaaagtactcggaTAGCACACGCTTTAATCCATGAAACCTCGACTTATCTTGTGATGCCCCATCTACAAggtcgagatccgctctcagggGGCTGCTGGCTAAGCAAGTCTAGGTTCTTAAATGTAACTGGCTAACTACCTGAGGAAGGAAATTGCATGGCCTCCAAGAGTAGGATGCGCAAGAATTTACTTCAACGTCAAATAAAACTctgagttattcaattattaaatgctCTACGttatgctacataatctttgtattgtccttttatAGCTTCGAAACTACTCGGCACGTCTCCTGTTGTCCAaccgacctctctagctcgggGCAGGAGGCGACTCGGCGCGCCTCCCGTTGCCCGGCTGACCTCTTTGGCTCGGGGAGGCAGGCAACTCGGTGTGCTTCCGTGGCTCAGCCGGTTcccacgctcgggggctgggcgctataatgactcggcgtgcctcccgttgCCTGGCCGACCACTCTAGCTCGGGGTGGAGGTGACTCAACGTGCCTCCCattgcccggccgacctctcgGGGCATCCGTCAAGTTCCTGTTCGACTCCACATCGCtcggggcttgagggataagggtacccacagGTCCCCATCGATaaggatactggtcggccctAACAAGTGAGCCCACCCAACCAtgccgtgcgggccaaggcatgaagcGTGGAGCACAAGCCAAGAGGCCGGGCGAATGGATTCAGCCCGGATAtcatgggatacttgttgtaaaccgactcagattgctttgcatgtaacaaccgattagaattagatcctatccgattgtaaccctaggtcgttaGCGGCGGCCAGGGGCGCCCCCTGAAAGGTAACTCATCCCACCtcacgttaactcttcgcacTTGTGATCAACAATACAATCCACTAGAACACAGGACGTTGGGTATTACtttccggaggtccgaacctgtccaAACCTTGCGCCCCTATGTTACCATTTGAGTTCTTGTCTTGCGATctcccctgcctacaaatctaccacctgggtaacccctggtggactgccggtcactaaatccgacacctTTTGAACAAAATTTAACTAAATCTTCATCTCTTTTCTTGGCAAAGTGCGCGTATGAACATACTATGCATGAGTCGCAAAAACAAAGAACAGCAtgaatatttatttaattattttatgTGTATGAATGTGCTGCACCTAAGTTCTTTGTGCGGGCTTGTTTGGTTTTCGCCGTCGTGCggcttaggccttgtttacttccctccaaactcccaactttgacactgtgcaaaaagaagattccccatcacatcaaacttgcggtacatgcatggagtactaaatgtagacgaaatcaaaaactaattgcacagttttgttgtactttgcgagacgaatcttttgagcctaattagtcaatatttgaacaataattcacaaatacaaacgaaacgctacagtgtcgcatttatagtaaaatgccaatttggtaCCTCCCAACTTTGGAAGTAAACAAGGGATTAATTAGCCAGGCGCTAAAAGATTGGAGAAGGAATCACGTGCCCTCGTCTCGCCCTCGCGCGGGCTTAAAAATCAGCTACTGGCTGCCGCAGGCGTGCCAACGATTGGCTACAAACCAAACGCGCTGCGCCAGTTGAGTCAACGATTGATATTTTAGTCAGGCGCACGGAGGCCATATAACAAATGAGCCCTATATCCTGCATGGATTTTTACCAAAACTTGGCTCGTGTTATTTTCTTGCAAAGGTGTAAAATGAAAATATGAATGGGTAGCTGTTGTGTGACAGCACCTAGCAGAAAGTGAGTGAAATCCTTCCCTACATTTCCTTTCACGTTTTTCCTAAAAAGATCAGTTCCGAGCGGCACGTCACACGCTCTCAGAGATCCATGGTTCACCAACAGATATGAACCGCACACCCTTGAGAATGATCAGTTCATCTGCCCACCTTTTTGGTTACGCACAGTAGATGATTGCGAAACGACCGCCATGTGCTTTCGGTTGGTCGACTCGCTACGCTGTCCGGCCACCGACCACCGTCCGCTGGCGTCGTCGGCCGCAAATCGAATCTCTTCTCCCTTTCCCGAATTTGAAAAAGATAATGTGCGTAAAAACGCGAGCGGAGTCTTCCGGCCAATCCTATTCCTCCCGTCCCGTCGCAATCCTATTCCTCCCTTCACCCTTCTCAGCCGCCTTGAGCGTCCCTGACACGCGGGCCCCCGTCTCTCTCCGGCCCCACGCGTCTGTGCCAGCGCTGTCGGAAGTTTccctccccgcgcgccgccagcgCTGCGTGGTCAGCGCGTCCAACCCCATTCCGTCTCGTCACCGCCAGCTCCAAAAGTCGCGGCGGACACGCTTCTAGAACGCGTCGTCGCGTACCCGCATCATGCGTGAGGCCACATGACCGCGGCCTCACGAACGCACGGTCACCTCCGTGCGTCCTCGCCGCCCCTAGATTTCCTCCCCTGAGCTGTCGATGACGGCGACACGTGGCTCTCCGTAGCCCTGCGGCTATATAAATCCACCcccggagccggacgccgagAGAGCGAATCCACCACCCTTTCCTTCGTTCGCGAGGCAGAGTTTTTGTCTCGCGCCGCGCAGCTCGTGATCTCGTCTTGTGTTCCTGAGTTTTCTTGGGTGGGCGGCAGTCATGCAGCGGAGCAACTCGTTCGGGACGTCGTGGGCGGACCAGTGGGACTACGGCGGCGACGCGAGCCCGAGGGCGCCGCGCGACAGCGGCCACGCGGggaaggccggcggcggcgggggcgtgggGGAGAAGACcaaggcggccgcggcgaccggGCTCAGGAAGGTGAAGGAGGGCACGGCGCACGGGTTCCAGTGGATCAAGGACAAGTGCCAGAAAAAGAGCACCGGCGGCAAGAAGCAGCAGGGATCCGAGGTCGCGGGGTACTGACGCGACCACCTGATCAGATCACCGTGGTTCGGCGTCGACATGCTGCCGCCGTTGATCGCTGCGTCGCAGCGTTTCCCAGCGGCGGCATGTTAGAGAAGATTTTATTGGTAGGCTGCTGCTTGCTAGTATAGGTGTGTGCATAGGTTCGGTGATCTTGCTTCTGTCGCTGTTCTGCTGGTTACAGAATTTGGTCATGTTTTACCTTTTCCGATGTATATAAAaggattctttttttccttcttcgtGTTTGATTGTTGTCTTGGATTTCTGCTTGGTTCTGATTGTATTATTCGAGGGCTTAATTTGCTGCTCTGCTTTGGGTCCGGATTTTCAACCATGACGACTTTGTTCGGCTACTTCGTTTAAGGCAACAGACGAACAGATGTGCGTGCAGTAGTATGTTCAAGATACTACAAGGGCCTTAAGCCCAAAGAAATCCATTAAAAACAAGCCTAGTGGGAATTACTTGGGGGCAATCATCTGATAAGACCTTCACTGAGCTGTTTTGCCCCAAGAGAAATAAGAGCACATTCTTTCTTGAACACTTGTTCCCATCTTCTCAAAAACAGAACACCTGATAACTTATTCTTGAGGACACCCGAATCGCTTGAACTCCTGTGTTTCCAAACGGTTCTTTGGGAAACCTGCTGCATATTGAATTCCATAATCCTATATTTCCAAGAGGCCTTGTTTCAGAAAGTTTGTTAAGGCCATGTGGGGGATTGATAATTTTCCTGTAGGGGCTGTAGTGCTTCCTGCCAAATTCCTTTCAAATTAAAACAGTACATGTATACCAAAATAAAATCTACTATAAAGTCTTGAAACAAAAGGGCCTAAACCATTTCACATTAAATTATGCTGCTTTACGCGTTGCAACTACTACCACGTGATCCATATGAGACATGTCACATGTGTAGACTATTCCTTCATTAAAATGTGAAAAAGAGTATATTTAACATGTTTATGGACCTCCATTTGCTCTGAGCCTCTGACAAACCATAAGGAGACAAGGCTATGCACAATTGCCTCACACAACACTACAACAGAACACACCTGAAGTCCTGAACTACACAGCtcactctgaagtctgaaaaCAAAACACACCTGATTATCTGAAACTATCCCTGAAGCCACCGTTAAAGAAACATCAAGTCGTTCTAGTTCCTGCTCCACCAGATCCTACTTCCCTGATGCGTTTTTGCCACTGTAGAACTTGCACAAGTGCGTGAAGATCAGAAAGCTGATGAAGCACAGGAAAGCCAAGAACCAGTAGTAGTTATCGAGGTGCGCCTCCCGGGCATCGTCGGAGAACCACCCCCGTGAGTTACCGGGCCTCGCCGTGGCCATCTCGAGCGCGGTGATCAGGAACGCGCCGAGGAATCCCCCGACGCCGAAGACGCTGAGGTAGAGCCCGATGCCGATGGTCCTCATGGACGCCGGCACCTGCGTGTAGAAGAACTCCTGCATCCCCACCACCGTGAACACGTCCGAGACGCCCAGCAGGACGTACTGCGGCAGCAGCCAGAAGATCTTCAGCCGGGCGCTGGCGTTGGCCACGCGGAGCCGCCACGACTCGACGAGCGCGGCGGTGACCATGGCGACGACGGAGAGCACCATGCCGACGCCGATCCGCTGGAACACCGTGATCCCCTCGGTGCCCCGGGTGACGGCGTTGAACAGCGGGATGATCACCCGGTCGTACATGGGCACGAGCAGGATGATGGAGATCGTGATCGAGCTCTGGAGCATCGCCGGCGGGACCACGAAGGCACCGAGCTTGTGGTCCATCAGCATGCCCTGCTTCGTGAAGAACGTCATCGGCTGCTGGAAGATCACAGCGAAGATAAGCAGGATCGCCCAGATCGGCAGGAGGCCGAGGATGACCCTCGCCACGCTAGGCGCGGCCTCGCCCAGGGCCTCCTTCGCTTCGGCCGGTTCAGTTTTCAGTGGCTTCTCCTGCAACCTGCAACGTTCCAGATATTGCACGATTATATTACCAGTGCCGTACTTCTGCAAGAAATATTTCCTATTTCCTATGATAACAAGATCGAACAATCACATACTCTAGCTCAGAAATGGCATCTCCATTGTCGTCTTTAGATGGCAGGCTGATCTTCCGACTTGGGATGATCGACTTGAAGACCTTGAAGATTTTATTCTGAGACGGCTTACTGCTGGTGCTGGCACCCTTGGGCTGAGTCTGCCTGTAGAGAGGTGTGCAGCAGAAGAAGGCCGCGACGGAGAGGGCCATGACCCCTGTGGGGATGGCGAAGCCGAGCACCCAGCCGAAGTTGTCCTGGACGTAGGACATGGTGGAGTTCCCCAGCAGGCTGCCGCTGCACAGGCCGAAGTACCACCAGTTGAAGAACATGCCCTTCACCTtgcccttctcctccgccgTCATGCCCggctcggcgtcgtcgtcgtcgtccccgatGCCGAGCTGGTCGGCGCCGAAGGCTTGCAGTGTGGGTTGGTACCCACCTTGCCCGATCGCCATCAGGTAGAGCGGGAGGAACAGCGTGGAGCGTGGCATCCGTTTGCGTAGCAGTGCCCACGCCGTGATAGCTGACATACCCTGTGTAAGGAGCAGGATCAGTTGAAACTGAAAAATAGCTAGTAGTTTACTTAAGctattttttaaaatgaaaaaagaCACTTAGTTCACGATAGTATTTTTTATTTGCAAGGAATGCGCAATAATGTTAATGTTGCCATGTGCTGAATTTGTTTTCTTGGTCATTTTTAAACGTTGAAACAGTGGAATGCCTGGTCCTTTTGTTTGTATGTCATACTGTTGCACTGAAATGTTCTTTGTATTACTCTGTTGTCTTGTCTCTGTCCTTAACCATCAGAAACTACACTAAATATCTgtatttgcaaattgcaatagAACCGGGTTTTGAAGTAATTTTAGATGTAAAATACCAACAGAGTTAATATTGTCATGTCATTCAactcttttttattttgaatgAAAAAATCCACTTGGTTTACAGCAATGTTAATATTGTCAAGTGAAGAAATAGTGAAATGCCTGGTCTGCTGTCTATGTCCTGCATCATCTGAAACTACACCAATATCTGTATTTTCTGCAATAGCTCAATTTTTGACGTGTGTACATTGCGTTTTGTCCCGTCTCTCGAGCATGTATGTTGCCTGACTACAATTACAATGTTTAGGATCTTTTTTAGATTATAAAGAATTTGCTCATATTGATCCCAGAACGACAAGGTTCAGAAATGGACTTGCTGATTCTCAATTCATATTAAATTGCTTTTTGGTACCAGAATAAGCCAACTAATGTCATACCAAACAACAAGCAACGCTAGAACAGGATCAGTAACCAGACTCTGTCTCTCTGAGCCTGAAGCTTCGCTGGCCGGCATCAAAGATCGCAGAGGAGATTAATTAGCAGAGCACGGTCGACTTACCAGGACGTAGAGCAAGGAGGAGACGGCGATGGTGGAGTATCTGTCCCAGTACGAGTCGGCCAGGATGGCGCTGAAGAGCGGCAGCATGAAGCTGACCCCTGTCCAGGCGACGACgctcttggccgccgccgccgtgctcatCCCCACGACGCCGGTGAGGTACGTCACCAGGTTCGACCCCACCCCCTTGTTCGCGAACCTCTCCACGCCCGCCATCACTGCCACATCAGTACATCACAATCGCACATCTCGTCAGCGGCGTCTACTTAATCGACCAACATGCTCACCCACGAATCGCCATTGCTTCAAGAACATGGAAAAAGACAGAGGCAGAGTGGAGCCCGCATCATATTACCTATGATCAGGACGCACGGCCGGCTCAGCGCCACCTTCGCCGACGACCCATTCTCCGAcatcgcgccgccgcggcgaacaGGGCTGACACTGACGCTTCGCTCGTCTTCTGCTGCGGACCACGTACTTATAGCCTCCAGTGGACTCCAACGAGCCAATGCAAgacgacgggcgacgacggcaGCAGACACGCCACCTCCTTTCTTCTCACCACACCACTATTACACATCACGCACTCAGTGCCATAAAACCAATGCAAAAGCTATGAatgggacgacgacgacgtacgACAGTCCAGGCTACGTTTCtacggccgggccgggccggcgaGGAAGTGGAATCCACCGCTGCCAACACAATGCTACGTTTCTACAACCGGAACCTGGCCTCTCCTGCTGGCttttttctggaaaaaaaaaagaaaggggtTCCAGTGCTCAGGAGGATGGAGGTGGCCCCTTGCGTGGCGATGGTGGCTTCTCCACAGGACGGGCAAAGGGAGCGGGGAGGATCCACTGCTGCAAAACTGAGCACTGATTCTAATCCTTACCATcagttggtttttgacccggtactaatgtcacATGATCCTCTTTAGTATTGGTTGTGAGctccaactagtactaaaggtcatccattagtaccgagtggagcctacacccggtactaatgtgcctgagggcctttaaaCCCGGTGGAGACTCCACCCGATATTAACCCCCAGTCCCAGCACCTTCCCCCGCGCGTCTCCGtatccgctccccctcctcccacgCGCCGTCCCTCTCCTGCCGCGCCCTCCTTCCCTCCTCTCCTACCggctctccctctctccctctcggtCCCTAGCTACCACCCTCCACCCCtttgctgcccctccccttcccccttcgCTCTCCCCTCACTGCTAGTGCAGAGCAATGGCGGGGCGAGGTGTGGTGGCAGCGACGGAGGGCGAGGGCTACGGGCTGCAGCTGCGACGGCGGGCACGGACGGCGGGCTTGGGCGGTGGGCTGCAGCTGTGACGGTGGGCGCGGATGGCGGACGCGGGCTCGGCCTCGCGGCGTGGCGGCTCCGACGGCGTGGCCTCGGCTTCCTCTCCCCCGGtacgcctctctctctccctccctccctaccCGTGGTGGGAGTGCGGCCAGGGCTTCGACGGGGTGCGACCGGCCGGATCCAGTGGGGCCGCGAATGTCGGCGGCTGGTGGGGCAGTGGCGGCCAGATCCGGCGAGGTGCGACCGACGGGTCGTGGGGGAGGGATAGCCGATGCTGTCGAGGTGCGGTGGCGGGGCAGCTAGGCGTGGCCGgcggaattttttttattttttaataccccttagtaccgattatttgaTCCGATACTAAAGGCCCCCTCAGTACTGAAGTATTAATACTGGTTgcataaccggtactaaagaggatTAGGAACCGGTACAGAAAGCGCTTTCGCCAGCAGTGATCAAACCTGATCATAGCTGCTACCTGCCAGCATAGCTGCTACCTGCCAGTGCAAAACCCAGACAATTGGTAGAAAAAAGCTTAAAAATTGACCCTTCTTTTCAGGATCCGTGGGCTGGGCAAATACGGGTTTTCTTGTGGAAACATAATGTTCCAACTTTGGAGTGCTCGACTTATGGTTGTCTCAGCGATGCTGTCGAAGTCGTCTGGGGATCCCTATTTGCAGGTGAACATGGCCTCGGTTTCTTCGGCCGCTCCGTTGCATTCTGAATCGGAATCCACTAGCCAGCATCATCTAGCCAAGTTTACATGTGTAAGTTCAGAATCATCGATGGGGTTTCCCAAGAAGCCAAGCTGACCTGAAATGGTATTTTGAAGCTGGCACTTCCGCTGGATGAACATATTGGAATTTACAGGAGCGTGATGATGACATGCGGTAGCTTTTTTCCACAAACTTAGGGTATCTGTTCATTGACGTCTCTGGACCATTCCAAACAGACTGCAAATTATGTGCAGGCCAAAACTTTTTCTAGAAGTGGCGTCCTGCTTTGAAGGATCCATTTCACTTGGCTCgttctttttttataaaaaaactaaaatctTAGTGAACATTTCGACAACGCTCTTCTGTGAGGACGCCATGGACAAATTTAGTCTCCCCTGAAAAATATGGTGTGAACCAACTGGTGCCCGTTTACACCATATAATCTTCAACTTCTCCATGAGCTTCCGTGGCCTCAAGATAAGAAATGTTTGGCATTGCGGTCTTATCATATTTAAGAAGTTTAAGTTGCGATCTCTATTGTATTTGAGAAATTAAGTTTGATGCTTCCTCTAATCTTAAAAATAAGCCAATGGGCGTTTGGTttctctgacttatttttagcacccgtcacatcgaactTAATTTCTCAAATACAATAGAGATCGCAACTTAAACTTCTTAAATATGATAAGACCGCAATGCCAAACATTTCTTATCTTGAAGCCACGGAAGCTCATGGAGAAGTTGAAGATTATATGGTGTAAACGGGCACCAGTTGGTTCACACCATATTTTTCAGGGGAGACTAAAATTTGTCCATGGCGTCCTCACAGAAGAGCGTTGTCGAAATGTTCACTAagattttagttttttttataaaaaaagaacGAGCCCAAGTGAAATGGATCCTTTCAAAGCANNNNNNNNNNNNNNNNNNNNNNNNNNNNNNNNNNNNNNNNNNNNNNNNNNNNNNNNNNNNNNNNNNNNNNNNNNNNNNNNNNNNNNNNNNNNNNNNNNNNAACGCTATGACACCAACGTTGATCGCAGCTTTGAGATTCATTGAAAAGTCAACAAATTTCTGACTCTTACAAGGTTCGAGCGACGAGTCTAagtacaacttgacttctcTCACCAGTCGGACTGGTTCCCATGAGCTGGCACTCAAGCCATCGTGCGACTCGGTCCACAACACAAGtcaattcccgttcggactccgaaaTTCGAGCGCTGTCTACCAAGACACCTTGTCCAAATCACAAATCAACTTAGATTCGATCGAGGACCCCGACTACTACTTGGATCtggatgaggagactcctttatcaggtccacagtagggcctggtaatcataTCTACTTCACAaggtttagcctccacttatgtaatgggttttgtaaatagtctacgtttaatactcctaattagtatctaaacattcgatgtgacgggtgctaaaaataagtcagaggaaccaaacacccctaaatatCGACGCAAGCTTCAAAATGACACTATGGCTATAggaatatatatacaaatatattatcTTGTTTTTGAATATtaatatatataatcagtagatacttttgcttcttctgttttcccaaaaataatcttaaATAAAAAGAGTTAGTATCATTTTCAGGGACGGTCACCAGGGATGCATTGAGCTGGGGCTAGATCATCAGCTGGGGCTTGCTTAAATTGAGCTCCCAGTTTCTTCACTACTCATTGCTCATTCGTTTTTGTTTTTTATAGTATAGTCCAGGCATGATGTAAAGAGATTCCGGAGATTGCCTTGGTGGTTTGTGTTGTAAACAGTTCAATTTTCTATCCTGTATAAAGATATCTAGCTCTCCTGCATATATATTTTCGAAAAAGAAAGCTTAAAATATTTGACTTGGTAAATCTAGATCTTACACACCAGATTGATAATATGTTTGGTCTGCCCATAGTTGCTAACTCGACCACGAAAACCAGTAAAGTTGGTGGACatccctctctcttttttacCGTATCTTTCATCAACATATAATCATGATGTCGAAACACTAGGAACCCTAAAACACATGCTAGCTCTGCCGTCCAAACCTCCGTGGTCATCCCTTGC
It includes:
- the LOC101755681 gene encoding uncharacterized protein LOC101755681, encoding MQRSNSFGTSWADQWDYGGDASPRAPRDSGHAGKAGGGGGVGEKTKAAAATGLRKVKEGTAHGFQWIKDKCQKKSTGGKKQQGSEVAGY
- the LOC101756080 gene encoding protein NRT1/ PTR FAMILY 5.8, with translation MSENGSSAKVALSRPCVLIIVMAGVERFANKGVGSNLVTYLTGVVGMSTAAAAKSVVAWTGVSFMLPLFSAILADSYWDRYSTIAVSSLLYVLGMSAITAWALLRKRMPRSTLFLPLYLMAIGQGGYQPTLQAFGADQLGIGDDDDDAEPGMTAEEKGKVKGMFFNWWYFGLCSGSLLGNSTMSYVQDNFGWVLGFAIPTGVMALSVAAFFCCTPLYRQTQPKGASTSSKPSQNKIFKVFKSIIPSRKISLPSKDDNGDAISELELQEKPLKTEPAEAKEALGEAAPSVARVILGLLPIWAILLIFAVIFQQPMTFFTKQGMLMDHKLGAFVVPPAMLQSSITISIILLVPMYDRVIIPLFNAVTRGTEGITVFQRIGVGMVLSVVAMVTAALVESWRLRVANASARLKIFWLLPQYVLLGVSDVFTVVGMQEFFYTQVPASMRTIGIGLYLSVFGVGGFLGAFLITALEMATARPGNSRGWFSDDAREAHLDNYYWFLAFLCFISFLIFTHLCKFYSGKNASGK